From one Bordetella genomosp. 9 genomic stretch:
- a CDS encoding CaiB/BaiF CoA transferase family protein: MNKMETTAADADMALPLAGIRVVDLTSAVVGPYCTQVLADYGADVIKVEEKSGDVIRWISGRSRTPGMSGKFMHMNRNKRSVSLDLKQPAGRDALLKLVDSADVFLHNMRSAAVARLGLDADSLMARRADLLYCGIVGFGSDGRYAGRPAYDSILQGGTALASLLAGADGEPRYVPYVVIDRTAGLMVAHALLAALFARQRDGRGRVIEVPMFESYAGLLLGEHLYGHSFDPPTDRLGDRRLLDANARPVRTRDGHVCITTNTDAQVHKLFAALGRADLAQDARFSTSLARIEHISEFFSIRAELLAQRGTDEIVQLLLAHDIPCMPCHTLESLLADPHLGDVGLVQPGQHPTQGAIRHIRPTVRMTGYEPSVRLPAPHIGEHTRAVLADLGYETEQIAALYDSGAAYTAADAPPAPKPITTPETKK; this comes from the coding sequence ATGAACAAAATGGAGACAACGGCGGCGGACGCCGATATGGCCCTGCCGCTGGCTGGCATACGCGTGGTCGACCTGACGTCGGCGGTGGTCGGGCCTTATTGCACGCAGGTGCTGGCCGACTACGGCGCGGACGTCATCAAGGTGGAGGAAAAGTCGGGCGACGTCATCCGCTGGATCTCCGGCAGATCGCGCACGCCCGGCATGTCGGGCAAGTTCATGCACATGAACCGCAACAAGCGCAGCGTTTCGCTGGACCTGAAGCAGCCGGCCGGCCGCGATGCCTTGCTGAAGCTGGTGGACAGCGCCGATGTCTTCCTGCACAACATGCGCAGCGCCGCGGTGGCTCGCCTGGGCCTGGACGCGGACAGCCTGATGGCGCGGCGCGCCGACCTGCTCTATTGCGGCATCGTCGGCTTCGGCAGCGATGGCCGCTATGCCGGCCGGCCGGCCTACGATTCCATCCTGCAAGGCGGCACCGCGCTGGCCAGCCTGCTGGCTGGCGCGGACGGCGAACCGCGCTACGTGCCCTATGTGGTGATCGACCGCACGGCCGGCCTGATGGTCGCGCACGCGCTGCTGGCCGCCTTGTTCGCGCGCCAGCGCGATGGGCGTGGCCGGGTGATCGAGGTGCCGATGTTCGAAAGCTATGCGGGCCTGCTGCTGGGGGAGCATCTGTATGGCCATAGCTTCGATCCCCCCACCGATCGCCTGGGCGACCGGCGGCTGCTGGACGCCAATGCGCGGCCGGTCCGCACGCGTGACGGCCACGTATGCATCACGACCAATACGGACGCACAGGTGCACAAGCTGTTCGCGGCGCTGGGACGCGCGGACCTGGCGCAGGACGCGCGTTTCAGCACGTCGCTGGCGCGCATCGAGCACATCTCCGAGTTCTTCTCCATCCGCGCCGAACTGCTGGCGCAACGCGGCACGGACGAGATCGTGCAGCTGCTGCTGGCGCACGATATCCCGTGCATGCCTTGCCACACGCTGGAATCGCTGCTGGCCGATCCGCATCTGGGCGATGTGGGGTTGGTGCAGCCGGGGCAGCATCCGACGCAGGGTGCCATCCGGCATATCCGGCCGACAGTCCGCATGACGGGCTATGAACCGTCCGTGCGGCTGCCGGCGCCGCATATCGGCGAGCATACCCGCGCCGTGCTCGCCGACCTCGGATACGAGACCGAACAGATCGCCGCGCTCTACGACAGCGGCGCCGCGTACACCGCGGCCGACGCGCCGCCGGCGCCGAAACCTATAACCACTCCGGAGACAAAAAAGTGA
- a CDS encoding Bug family tripartite tricarboxylate transporter substrate binding protein encodes MINLQRRRLLATAALATAAPLVRAEGGFPDHPPRLIVGFAPGGGSDFIARALATEIAGPLGQPLIVENRPGAGGAIAARAAATSPPNGYTLFLGSAATFVINPVLMTDLPYDAEKDFVPVGSVARFDYVLMTRPSLPYKTLADLVAHAKQKPGELTIGSAGNGSNTHLAAAAFQQAAGIQLRHIPYKGTTPALTDLAGGNIDLLFDSVPTVLSLVKSGKVKGLATTGTAREALLPELPTVIEAGVPGFTASNWFAVFAPARTPDDRVERLNAAMQKALTGAALREQLTSTGNVPLPGSPQDLRALVNQERASYTKLIKTSGIKIE; translated from the coding sequence GTGATAAACCTGCAGCGCCGCCGGCTCCTGGCCACCGCCGCCCTGGCCACGGCCGCGCCTCTGGTGCGCGCCGAGGGCGGCTTTCCCGATCATCCGCCACGCCTGATCGTCGGCTTCGCGCCCGGCGGCGGCAGCGATTTCATCGCGCGTGCCCTGGCCACGGAAATCGCCGGGCCGCTGGGCCAGCCGCTCATCGTCGAGAATCGTCCCGGCGCCGGCGGCGCCATCGCGGCACGGGCAGCCGCCACGAGTCCGCCGAACGGCTACACCCTGTTCCTGGGCAGCGCGGCGACGTTCGTGATCAATCCGGTGCTGATGACCGACCTGCCCTACGACGCGGAAAAGGATTTCGTTCCTGTAGGGTCGGTAGCACGCTTCGACTACGTGCTGATGACGCGGCCCAGCCTGCCCTACAAGACGCTGGCCGACCTGGTCGCGCACGCGAAGCAGAAACCGGGCGAACTGACCATCGGTTCCGCCGGCAATGGCTCGAACACGCATCTGGCCGCGGCGGCGTTCCAGCAGGCCGCGGGCATCCAGTTGCGCCATATCCCCTACAAGGGCACCACGCCGGCCCTGACCGACCTCGCGGGCGGCAATATCGATTTGCTGTTCGACTCGGTGCCCACGGTGCTCAGCCTGGTGAAGTCCGGCAAGGTGAAGGGCCTGGCCACCACCGGGACCGCGCGCGAGGCGCTGCTGCCCGAGCTGCCCACCGTGATCGAAGCCGGCGTGCCGGGCTTTACCGCGAGCAACTGGTTCGCGGTGTTCGCGCCGGCGCGCACGCCGGACGATCGGGTGGAACGGCTCAATGCTGCGATGCAAAAGGCGTTGACGGGGGCGGCACTGCGCGAGCAGCTGACGTCCACCGGCAACGTGCCGTTGCCAGGCAGCCCGCAGGACCTGCGGGCGCTGGTGAACCAGGAGCGCGCTTCCTATACGAAACTGATCAAGACCTCGGGCATCAAGATCGAGTGA
- a CDS encoding DUF3313 domain-containing protein, with product MNMLKTSGMAAALIVLAGCAGTPPKESGFLGNEYAKMHQTSAPGGGTRLSYLNPKFQTASYQAVLLERVTYYPEPQPTENVSRETLEQIRTYADTSLRQKLGQQVRLVDRPGPGVARIRVAITAVGSETQPLAPYQYIPISLVITGAKAAIEGGRPQDAKIAIETQVTDSVTSEVLYAAVRGGTGKEIANSREAQGGVRLDSVKMLIDTWTTGASQEIVKYVSAR from the coding sequence ATGAACATGCTCAAAACAAGCGGCATGGCGGCCGCACTGATCGTCCTGGCAGGTTGCGCGGGTACGCCGCCCAAGGAATCCGGATTCCTGGGCAATGAATACGCCAAAATGCACCAGACCAGCGCGCCGGGCGGCGGCACGCGGCTTTCCTATCTGAATCCGAAATTCCAGACCGCCAGCTACCAGGCCGTCCTGCTGGAGCGGGTGACCTACTACCCCGAACCGCAACCCACGGAGAACGTATCCCGCGAAACGCTGGAGCAGATCCGGACCTATGCCGATACGTCGCTGCGGCAGAAGCTGGGCCAGCAGGTGCGGCTGGTGGACCGGCCGGGACCGGGCGTGGCCCGCATCCGGGTTGCGATCACGGCAGTGGGCAGCGAGACCCAGCCGCTGGCGCCGTACCAATACATTCCGATCAGCCTGGTGATCACGGGGGCCAAGGCCGCCATTGAAGGCGGACGTCCGCAGGACGCCAAGATCGCCATCGAGACCCAGGTGACCGATAGCGTCACCAGCGAAGTGCTGTATGCCGCGGTACGTGGCGGCACCGGCAAGGAAATCGCCAACAGCCGCGAGGCGCAGGGCGGCGTCCGCCTGGACAGCGTGAAGATGCTGATCGACACATGGACCACCGGCGCATCGCAGGAAATCGTCAAGTACGTGTCGGCGCGCTAG
- a CDS encoding HAD family hydrolase, with translation MKAYSHYQGVIFDMDGLLLNTETLAVRALEAAGQEIGVDTPREFCVSLIGSPADVCRRLLLERCGGDVPADALFAAATIRLHGLIDDGLLELRPGAEALLHHLDQCGLPRVVATSSSREKARHHLTAAGILGRFDAIVTRDDVARGKPHPDLYLGAVGKLGIAPGHCLALEDSYNGVRAAHAAGVPVIMVPDVLTPTDEMRARCLDILPDLRQVIPLLHGRPAARPGGPSAAAG, from the coding sequence ATGAAGGCATACTCCCATTACCAGGGCGTCATTTTCGACATGGACGGCCTGCTGCTGAATACCGAAACGCTGGCCGTGCGGGCGCTGGAGGCGGCCGGCCAGGAGATCGGCGTCGATACCCCGCGCGAGTTCTGCGTGTCCCTGATCGGTTCACCCGCCGACGTCTGCCGCCGGCTGCTGCTGGAACGGTGCGGCGGCGACGTCCCCGCGGACGCCTTGTTCGCCGCCGCGACGATCCGCCTGCATGGCTTGATCGACGACGGGCTGCTGGAATTGCGACCCGGCGCGGAGGCGCTTCTGCACCATCTCGACCAATGTGGCCTTCCGCGCGTCGTGGCCACGTCGTCGTCGCGCGAGAAAGCCAGGCACCACCTGACGGCGGCCGGGATCCTGGGCCGCTTCGACGCGATCGTCACACGCGACGACGTCGCGCGTGGCAAGCCGCATCCCGACCTGTATCTGGGCGCGGTCGGCAAGCTCGGCATCGCGCCCGGCCACTGCCTGGCGCTGGAAGACTCCTACAACGGCGTGCGGGCCGCCCATGCGGCGGGCGTACCCGTGATCATGGTGCCGGACGTGCTGACGCCTACGGATGAGATGCGGGCGCGCTGCCTGGATATCCTGCCGGACCTGCGGCAGGTCATTCCGCTGCTGCATGGACGCCCCGCGGCACGGCCGGGAGGCCCTTCCGCCGCGGCGGGGTGA
- a CDS encoding universal stress protein, whose translation MSCVLIPIDGSDNALRALNYVVQHSKMYEPLTLHLLNVQIPIISGAVRRFVDQDTIRRYHQEEGESMLAKAKAMLDEAHVPYEAHIKVGHIAETIVAAAEQHKCDQIVMGSRGLGTTAGLWLGSVTTKTLHLAQIPVTIVK comes from the coding sequence ATGAGCTGCGTCCTCATCCCTATCGACGGCTCCGACAATGCGCTGCGCGCCTTGAACTACGTCGTCCAGCACAGCAAGATGTATGAACCGCTGACCCTGCATCTGCTGAACGTGCAGATCCCCATCATCTCCGGCGCCGTGCGCCGGTTCGTCGACCAGGACACGATACGGCGCTACCACCAGGAAGAAGGCGAATCCATGCTGGCCAAGGCCAAGGCCATGCTGGACGAGGCGCATGTGCCCTATGAGGCCCATATCAAGGTGGGCCACATCGCCGAAACCATCGTGGCGGCCGCCGAGCAGCACAAATGCGACCAGATCGTCATGGGCTCGCGCGGCCTGGGCACGACAGCCGGCCTGTGGCTGGGATCGGTCACCACCAAGACGCTGCACCTGGCGCAGATTCCCGTCACTATCGTCAAATAG
- a CDS encoding zinc-dependent alcohol dehydrogenase family protein — protein sequence MEAMVLRAPGQPLVRESRPLPQPGAGQVRIRIEACGVCRTDLHVVDGELPHPALPVVPGHEVVGIVDAHGPDVIAPALGMRVGVAWLAHTCGHCPYCGQGQENLCDTPLFTGYTVDGGFATHTLADANFVFALPADADPVAAAPLMCAGLIGWRSLRAAGNAAHVGLYGFGAAAHILAQVCCRQGRSVYAFTRPGDNAAQALALSLGAVWAGGSDQTPPHELDAAILFAPVGALVPTALAAVRKGGRVVCGGIHMSDIPAFPYRLLWEERQIVSVANLTRQDGEEFLRVAAAAPIDMHTTPYALADANRALADLRGGRLTGAAVLVPPAP from the coding sequence ATGGAAGCGATGGTCCTGCGCGCGCCGGGCCAGCCGCTGGTGCGGGAATCGCGACCCTTGCCGCAACCCGGCGCGGGCCAGGTGCGCATCCGCATCGAAGCCTGCGGGGTCTGCCGCACCGACCTGCACGTCGTCGATGGCGAACTGCCCCACCCCGCGCTGCCTGTCGTCCCCGGCCATGAAGTCGTCGGCATCGTCGACGCGCACGGCCCCGACGTGATCGCCCCCGCGCTGGGCATGCGCGTCGGCGTGGCCTGGCTGGCGCATACCTGCGGACATTGCCCGTACTGCGGCCAGGGGCAGGAAAACCTGTGCGACACGCCGCTGTTTACCGGCTACACCGTCGATGGGGGCTTCGCCACCCATACCCTGGCCGACGCCAACTTCGTCTTTGCCTTGCCCGCCGATGCGGACCCCGTGGCGGCGGCGCCGCTGATGTGCGCCGGCCTGATAGGCTGGCGCTCGCTACGGGCCGCGGGCAATGCCGCGCACGTGGGCCTGTATGGCTTCGGCGCGGCCGCCCATATCCTGGCGCAGGTCTGCTGCCGGCAAGGTCGCAGCGTCTACGCCTTCACCCGCCCCGGCGACAACGCCGCCCAGGCGCTGGCGCTGTCGTTGGGCGCCGTGTGGGCCGGAGGCTCCGACCAGACGCCGCCGCATGAGCTGGATGCCGCCATACTTTTCGCGCCGGTGGGCGCCCTGGTCCCCACGGCGCTGGCGGCCGTGCGCAAGGGCGGCCGCGTCGTCTGCGGCGGGATTCACATGAGCGACATTCCGGCCTTCCCCTATCGGCTGCTGTGGGAAGAGCGGCAGATCGTATCGGTCGCCAACCTGACCCGCCAGGACGGCGAGGAATTCCTGCGGGTGGCCGCGGCCGCGCCGATAGACATGCACACCACGCCCTACGCCCTGGCCGACGCGAACCGTGCGCTGGCGGATCTTCGCGGAGGCCGCCTGACGGGCGCCGCGGTGCTCGTTCCGCCGGCGCCTTGA
- a CDS encoding universal stress protein, giving the protein MYRKIMVAVDGSRIARAALEHASRLAASEGAALYAICVAEYPSAYYSSLVYDPAALASAVETDARKVLDEATAAVAKSGVMVESTLIHGSEIDDTVAERLLEAARGINADLVVLGTHGRRGVRRVLLGSVAEAFIRIADRPVLLYPDRAAHAAGDATA; this is encoded by the coding sequence ATGTACCGGAAAATCATGGTTGCCGTGGACGGCAGCAGGATCGCGCGCGCCGCGCTGGAGCATGCTTCCCGCCTGGCGGCGTCGGAAGGCGCCGCGCTGTACGCGATCTGCGTGGCGGAGTACCCCAGCGCGTACTACTCATCGCTGGTCTATGACCCCGCGGCCCTGGCCAGCGCCGTCGAAACGGACGCGCGCAAGGTGCTGGACGAGGCCACGGCGGCGGTGGCGAAGTCCGGCGTGATGGTGGAATCGACCCTGATCCACGGCAGCGAAATCGACGATACCGTCGCGGAGCGCCTGTTGGAAGCGGCGCGCGGCATCAACGCGGACCTGGTGGTGCTGGGCACGCATGGCCGGCGCGGCGTGAGGCGGGTCCTGCTGGGCAGTGTCGCCGAAGCCTTCATCCGCATCGCCGACCGCCCCGTGCTGCTGTATCCGGACCGCGCCGCGCACGCCGCCGGCGACGCCACGGCCTGA
- a CDS encoding LysR family transcriptional regulator, giving the protein MKLIWLEDFLALLNAGTFSRAAALRNITQPAFSRRIQMLEDWLGVQLIDRTSASLRLTPVGERYTHEFRALLMQATELRNRIQAEQQGVRRVRVAAQHTLTITWLPELLRLVQREAPAVELGVDAEDRPESIARFTSGEAQLLLCLEADTPLQATMPHTERMQLGHDRLIAVSAATAPGVPAHSPQPGRALRLLGYPAPSFMGAILYKHCLPPLMDRYEVRIVQESGFVAGIKEMVLAGMGMAWLPERLIARELATGALVVAGPDLPTVDVPVSLYRAARAGGATVVDEIWDLLRDCHRARAADA; this is encoded by the coding sequence ATGAAGCTGATCTGGCTCGAAGATTTTCTCGCCTTGCTGAACGCCGGCACGTTTTCGCGCGCCGCCGCGCTGCGCAACATCACGCAGCCGGCGTTCTCGCGCCGGATCCAGATGCTGGAGGACTGGCTGGGCGTGCAATTGATCGACCGGACCAGTGCGAGCCTGCGGCTGACGCCGGTGGGCGAGCGCTATACGCACGAATTCCGCGCGCTGCTGATGCAGGCCACCGAACTGCGCAACCGCATACAGGCCGAACAGCAGGGAGTCCGGCGCGTGCGGGTGGCGGCGCAGCACACCCTGACCATCACCTGGCTGCCGGAACTGCTGCGGCTGGTGCAGCGCGAAGCGCCCGCCGTCGAGCTGGGCGTGGATGCCGAGGATCGCCCCGAGAGCATCGCCCGGTTTACGTCGGGCGAAGCGCAGTTGCTGCTGTGCCTGGAAGCCGATACCCCTTTGCAGGCCACCATGCCGCATACCGAGCGCATGCAGCTGGGCCACGACAGGCTGATCGCCGTCAGCGCGGCCACGGCGCCGGGCGTCCCGGCGCACTCGCCGCAGCCGGGGCGGGCGCTGCGGCTGCTGGGCTATCCCGCGCCCAGCTTCATGGGCGCCATCCTGTACAAGCACTGCCTGCCGCCGCTGATGGACCGGTACGAAGTCCGCATCGTCCAGGAATCGGGCTTCGTCGCCGGCATCAAGGAAATGGTGCTGGCCGGCATGGGCATGGCCTGGCTGCCGGAACGCCTGATCGCGCGGGAACTGGCCACCGGCGCGCTGGTGGTCGCGGGGCCGGACCTGCCCACGGTCGATGTCCCGGTGTCCCTGTACCGCGCTGCGCGCGCCGGCGGCGCCACGGTGGTCGACGAAATCTGGGACCTGCTGCGGGACTGCCATCGGGCCCGGGCGGCCGACGCCTGA
- a CDS encoding D-cysteine desulfhydrase encodes MMHLAAYPRVRLGHFPTPLEPMPNLSRHLGGPNLYIKRDDCTGLATGGNKTRKLEFLVAEALAQGADTLITQGAVQSNHARQTVAAAARFGMDCKILLEQRVSDGGEDYEESGNVMLDRLMGGEISARLPSGTNMQQAMEELAAQLRERGKKPYVIPGGGSNPVGALGYVACAQELLTQSFEMGLRIDTVVHATGSAGTQAGLVTGLAAMNSGIPVMGISVRAAQEQQIENVWKLTQATRDYMGLPSGSVRREDVLVDAGHVGAGYGVPTEGMVEAVRLAAQLEGILLDPVYSGKGMAGLIAQIRAGRFGKDQNVVFVHTGGSAALFAYRSTFDSRKG; translated from the coding sequence ATGATGCATCTCGCCGCCTATCCCCGCGTACGCCTGGGCCACTTTCCCACGCCGCTGGAGCCCATGCCCAACCTGTCCCGCCACCTGGGCGGGCCCAACCTGTACATCAAGCGCGACGACTGCACCGGCCTGGCGACGGGCGGCAACAAGACCCGCAAGCTGGAATTCCTGGTCGCCGAAGCGCTGGCCCAGGGCGCCGACACGCTGATCACGCAAGGCGCCGTGCAATCCAACCACGCGCGCCAGACGGTGGCCGCGGCCGCGCGTTTCGGCATGGACTGCAAGATCCTGCTGGAACAGCGCGTCAGCGATGGCGGTGAGGACTACGAAGAATCGGGCAACGTGATGCTGGATCGGCTGATGGGCGGCGAAATCTCCGCGCGCCTGCCCTCCGGCACCAATATGCAGCAGGCCATGGAAGAACTGGCGGCGCAACTGCGCGAGCGCGGCAAGAAGCCCTACGTGATTCCCGGCGGCGGCTCCAATCCGGTCGGCGCGCTGGGCTACGTGGCCTGCGCCCAGGAACTGCTGACGCAGTCCTTCGAAATGGGCCTGCGCATCGACACCGTGGTGCATGCGACCGGCAGCGCCGGCACGCAGGCCGGCCTGGTGACCGGGCTGGCCGCCATGAACAGCGGTATTCCCGTGATGGGCATCAGCGTGCGCGCGGCGCAGGAACAGCAGATCGAGAACGTGTGGAAGCTGACCCAGGCCACGCGCGACTACATGGGCCTGCCCAGCGGCTCCGTACGGCGCGAGGACGTGCTGGTGGACGCCGGCCACGTCGGCGCCGGCTACGGCGTGCCGACCGAAGGCATGGTGGAAGCCGTGCGCCTGGCCGCGCAGCTGGAAGGCATCCTGCTGGATCCGGTGTACTCGGGCAAGGGCATGGCCGGCCTGATCGCACAGATCCGCGCCGGCAGGTTCGGCAAGGACCAGAACGTGGTGTTCGTCCACACGGGCGGTTCGGCGGCGCTGTTCGCCTACCGCTCGACGTTCGACAGCCGCAAGGGCTGA
- a CDS encoding universal stress protein gives MYKKILVPVDGSETSGRALEQAVRLARLSEGKIRLIHVLDTLLYTNGFERPEIYVHQMLPSMLRNGHRILADARHVLEAEGVECDCHLEECDGRRVSEIIVDHARDWKADVIVMGTHGRRGINRLVMGSDAELVVRTAPVPVLLVRPPEPEGEAAPA, from the coding sequence ATGTACAAGAAAATCCTGGTGCCGGTCGACGGCAGCGAAACCAGCGGCAGGGCGCTGGAGCAGGCCGTCCGGCTGGCGCGGCTGAGCGAAGGCAAGATCCGCCTGATCCACGTCCTGGATACGCTGCTGTACACCAACGGGTTCGAACGGCCGGAAATCTACGTGCATCAGATGCTGCCTTCCATGCTGCGCAACGGCCACCGCATCCTGGCGGATGCCAGGCACGTGCTGGAAGCGGAAGGCGTGGAATGCGATTGCCACCTGGAAGAATGCGACGGCCGCCGCGTTTCCGAAATCATCGTCGACCATGCCAGGGACTGGAAGGCCGACGTGATCGTGATGGGCACCCACGGCCGCCGCGGCATCAATCGCCTGGTCATGGGCAGCGACGCGGAACTGGTGGTGCGTACCGCGCCCGTTCCGGTGCTGCTGGTTCGGCCGCCGGAGCCGGAAGGCGAAGCGGCGCCCGCCTGA
- a CDS encoding LysR family transcriptional regulator translates to MDRLHAMKTFVTVVESGGFTAAARKLDVSLSVVSRVITELEAHLGVRLLTRTTRVVRPTETGAAYLENCKRILGDIEEAELAAAGTHAAPRGSLVVTAPVLFGARHVTPIVVEYLQRYPEVDVNCLLLDRNVSFIDEGVDVGVRIGELPSSSLQAIPVGRVRRVVCAAPSYLAQHGVPRSPDDLLAHTLIQTTGVSALAEWRFMVQGEQKPLRFTPRLATTTNDSAIAAAVAGFGMARVLSYQVAGELWDGKLRVVLAEYEPPPMPIQVIHREGRHAMQKVRAFLDLAIDRLRADKSLN, encoded by the coding sequence GTGGACCGCCTGCACGCCATGAAGACCTTCGTCACCGTGGTCGAGAGCGGTGGCTTCACCGCCGCCGCGCGCAAGCTCGATGTCTCGCTATCGGTGGTCAGCCGCGTCATCACCGAGCTGGAAGCCCATCTGGGCGTGCGCCTGCTGACGCGCACCACGCGCGTCGTGCGGCCCACCGAAACCGGCGCCGCCTACCTGGAGAACTGCAAGCGCATCCTGGGCGATATCGAAGAAGCCGAACTGGCCGCGGCCGGCACGCATGCGGCGCCGCGCGGCAGCCTGGTGGTGACCGCGCCCGTCCTGTTCGGCGCCCGCCACGTGACGCCCATCGTCGTCGAATACCTGCAGCGCTATCCCGAAGTGGACGTCAACTGCCTGCTGCTCGATCGCAACGTCAGCTTCATCGATGAAGGCGTGGACGTGGGCGTGCGCATCGGCGAACTGCCCAGTTCCTCATTGCAGGCCATCCCCGTGGGCCGCGTGCGGCGCGTGGTGTGCGCCGCGCCGTCCTACCTGGCGCAGCATGGCGTGCCGCGCTCCCCGGACGACCTGCTGGCGCACACGCTGATACAGACCACCGGCGTCAGCGCATTGGCCGAATGGCGCTTCATGGTCCAGGGCGAACAGAAACCCCTGCGCTTCACCCCCCGGCTGGCCACCACGACCAACGATTCCGCCATCGCGGCGGCGGTGGCGGGCTTCGGCATGGCGCGCGTGCTGTCCTACCAGGTAGCCGGTGAGTTATGGGACGGCAAGCTGCGCGTGGTGCTCGCCGAATACGAACCGCCCCCCATGCCTATCCAGGTGATCCACCGCGAAGGCCGGCACGCCATGCAGAAGGTGCGCGCCTTCCTGGACCTGGCGATTGATCGGCTGCGCGCGGACAAGTCGCTGAACTGA
- a CDS encoding glutathione S-transferase family protein codes for MKLFHHPLSGHAHRARLFLSLIAQPAELVEVDLANRAHKQPDFLKLNPFGQVPVLVDGDVVIADSNAILVYLAKKTGKTDWLPEAPVQAAAVQRWLSVAAGDIAFGPAAARLVTVFAAPLDADAAIARAHVVLKRMDDALANQQWIAADHPTIADVALYSYTARAPEGFVDLKDYANVRRWLAGVEALPGFVEFERTPVGLAD; via the coding sequence ATGAAGCTCTTCCACCATCCCCTGTCCGGCCACGCCCACCGCGCCCGCCTGTTCCTGTCGCTGATCGCCCAACCCGCCGAACTGGTGGAGGTCGACCTGGCCAACCGCGCGCACAAGCAGCCGGACTTCCTGAAGCTGAATCCCTTCGGCCAGGTGCCTGTCCTGGTCGACGGCGACGTGGTGATCGCCGATTCCAACGCGATCCTGGTCTACCTGGCCAAGAAGACCGGCAAGACCGACTGGCTGCCGGAAGCTCCGGTGCAGGCGGCCGCCGTGCAACGCTGGCTGTCGGTGGCCGCCGGCGATATCGCCTTCGGCCCCGCCGCGGCCCGCCTGGTCACGGTCTTCGCTGCGCCCCTGGACGCCGACGCCGCGATCGCCCGAGCCCATGTGGTGCTCAAGCGCATGGACGACGCGCTGGCGAACCAGCAGTGGATCGCCGCTGATCACCCGACCATTGCCGACGTCGCCCTGTACAGCTACACGGCGCGCGCGCCGGAAGGTTTCGTGGACCTGAAGGACTACGCCAACGTGCGCCGCTGGCTGGCCGGCGTCGAAGCCCTGCCCGGTTTCGTCGAGTTCGAGCGCACGCCCGTCGGATTGGCCGACTGA